Proteins encoded together in one Ipomoea triloba cultivar NCNSP0323 chromosome 4, ASM357664v1 window:
- the LOC116017558 gene encoding DNA-binding protein S1FA-like yields MDHEGDFGDDRMGNVPQDVKGFNPGLIVLLLVGGLVLAFLIGNYFLYMYAQKTLPAKKKKPVSKKKMKKERLKQGVSAPGE; encoded by the exons ATGGATCACGAAGGCGATTTCGGAGATGACAGAATG GGAAATGTGCCCCAGGACGTTAAAGGATTCAACCCAGGACTGATTGTCTTACTTCTCGTTGGCGGGCTCGTTTTGGCATTCCTCATCGGAAATTACTTCCTCTACATGTATGCACAGAAAACCCTCCCTGCAAAGAAAAAGAAGCCAGTCTccaagaagaagatgaagaaggaaAGACTGAAACAAGGCGTTTCAGCACCAGGAGAATAG